In one Pseudodesulfovibrio tunisiensis genomic region, the following are encoded:
- a CDS encoding FAD-dependent oxidoreductase, protein MSEDKFDAIVVGAGLAGSTCAYLLAKAGLEVVVVERGNFPGAKKT, encoded by the coding sequence ATGTCTGAAGATAAATTTGATGCTATCGTTGTTGGTGCCGGTCTGGCAGGCTCTACCTGTGCGTATCTGCTTGCCAAGGCCGGTTTGGAAGTCGTCGTTGTCGAACGAGGCAATTTCCCCGGTGCAAAAAAAACATGA
- a CDS encoding enoyl-CoA hydratase/isomerase family protein, protein MAYSYETIKCELSDKIAVITLNQPKYNILSGQMLRDLRDVMNELGRESDLRCVVVTGEGEKAFCAGADVGELTDPTVDDLEETDVWARGILTKVANFPIPMIAAINGYALGGGLELALSCDIRIASENAKLGLVETSLGLIAGWGGSQRLVRNIGAGQAKKMMFTAEKLTAAKALEIGLVQDVFPAEKLMEEAMELARKISANAPISNRLTKKAINYYLNMGIQEGLDLERQFDRMTYESTDSQEGMKAFEEKRKPVFTNK, encoded by the coding sequence ATGGCATATTCTTACGAAACAATTAAGTGCGAACTCAGCGACAAGATTGCTGTCATCACGCTGAATCAGCCGAAATACAATATCCTGAGCGGCCAGATGCTTCGTGACCTTCGTGATGTCATGAACGAACTGGGCCGGGAATCCGATCTGCGCTGCGTTGTCGTCACCGGCGAAGGCGAAAAGGCCTTCTGCGCTGGCGCCGATGTTGGCGAACTGACCGACCCCACGGTTGACGATCTCGAGGAAACCGATGTCTGGGCGCGCGGCATTCTGACCAAGGTCGCCAACTTCCCGATCCCCATGATCGCCGCCATCAATGGCTACGCACTCGGCGGAGGCCTTGAGCTGGCTCTTTCCTGCGACATCAGAATCGCCAGCGAAAATGCCAAGCTCGGCCTTGTGGAAACCTCGCTCGGCCTTATCGCCGGATGGGGCGGAAGCCAGCGTCTGGTCAGGAACATCGGCGCCGGACAGGCGAAGAAGATGATGTTCACGGCAGAAAAGCTGACTGCTGCCAAGGCATTGGAAATCGGTCTTGTCCAGGATGTCTTCCCGGCTGAAAAGCTGATGGAGGAAGCAATGGAGCTGGCTCGCAAGATCAGCGCAAACGCCCCGATTTCGAACCGCCTGACCAAGAAGGCGATCAACTACTATCTGAACATGGGCATTCAGGAAGGTCTGGATCTGGAACGCCAGTTTGACAGAATGACCTATGAATCCACTGATTCGCAAGAGGGCATGAAGGCTTTCGAGGAAAAGCGGAAGCCTGTTTTCACCAACAAATAG
- the caiB gene encoding L-carnitine CoA-transferase, giving the protein MKNNVKEFFDNSNHRPPQFGVLQGVKVVFSAVEVAGPLGPHFMAEWGADVIWLENVHGGDTNRSYRPSEHEHRNDRSMSLDIFSEEGKEVFKKLIKEAEVFLVAGKGPNFIKKGITDEFLWEINPKLVITRISGYGQEDADPNFIDRPCYDGIAQAMSGYMSQNGTPESPMPAYPYVGDLFTALFSLSSTLAALIRARETGKGESIDIAMTEVLMRLSTYNMVDYLNDGRMYPRPGAKDPIQGATGIYKTKDGFLFTNILGRKQMKTLFSMIGCEDIYGTGDFKEGFSFINMNWDKADYVESKVEEYFKTKTNDEHIAIFDGMKVAAAPVLSFPEVVKHPQYQARDCWVDWETMTTKEKYKGVNVVPRFKVNQPKIWRSMPHVGYDNDAILEDLGYSAEQIDQLYGKGVIYRDDKEK; this is encoded by the coding sequence ATGAAAAATAATGTAAAGGAATTTTTCGATAATTCGAATCACAGGCCCCCCCAGTTCGGCGTCCTGCAGGGCGTAAAGGTTGTCTTTTCCGCTGTCGAGGTTGCCGGTCCTCTGGGCCCCCACTTCATGGCCGAATGGGGCGCTGACGTAATTTGGCTCGAAAATGTCCATGGCGGCGACACCAACCGCAGCTACCGTCCCTCCGAGCATGAGCACAGAAACGACCGTTCCATGTCGCTGGACATCTTTTCCGAAGAAGGAAAGGAAGTCTTCAAGAAGCTCATCAAGGAAGCCGAGGTCTTTCTGGTCGCAGGCAAAGGCCCCAACTTCATCAAGAAGGGCATCACCGACGAATTCCTGTGGGAGATCAACCCCAAACTGGTCATCACCAGAATCTCCGGCTACGGACAGGAAGACGCCGACCCCAATTTCATTGATCGCCCCTGCTACGACGGCATTGCCCAGGCCATGTCCGGCTACATGAGCCAGAACGGCACTCCGGAATCCCCGATGCCTGCATACCCGTACGTCGGCGATCTGTTCACCGCCCTGTTCAGCCTGTCTTCCACCCTCGCTGCCCTCATTCGCGCCCGCGAAACCGGCAAGGGCGAAAGCATCGACATCGCCATGACCGAAGTGCTGATGCGCCTTTCGACCTACAACATGGTCGACTACCTCAATGACGGCCGGATGTACCCCCGCCCGGGCGCCAAGGACCCCATCCAGGGCGCGACCGGCATCTACAAGACCAAGGACGGCTTCCTGTTCACCAACATTCTTGGTCGCAAGCAGATGAAGACCCTCTTCTCCATGATCGGCTGCGAGGACATCTACGGCACCGGCGATTTCAAGGAAGGCTTCTCGTTCATCAACATGAACTGGGACAAGGCCGACTATGTGGAATCCAAGGTCGAGGAATACTTCAAGACCAAGACCAACGATGAACATATCGCCATCTTCGACGGCATGAAGGTCGCTGCCGCCCCCGTGCTCAGCTTCCCCGAAGTGGTCAAGCATCCCCAGTACCAGGCCCGCGACTGCTGGGTGGACTGGGAGACCATGACCACCAAGGAAAAGTACAAGGGCGTCAACGTTGTTCCCCGTTTCAAGGTGAACCAGCCCAAGATCTGGCGTTCCATGCCGCACGTCGGCTACGACAACGACGCCATTCTCGAAGACCTTGGATACTCCGCCGAGCAGATCGATCAGCTGTACGGCAAGGGTGTCATCTACAGGGATGACAAGGAAAAATAA
- a CDS encoding acyl-CoA dehydrogenase family protein — translation MAKALTEEQNLVVASMKELMSRENWDDYFKECDNEHKFPERFCKALAELGIHQIINPVEYGGLEEDAMVTFVAAWEEVLRLGGNAASIWFSTTYPVLFREGTEEQKKLGEELMATGLTKIGNAATEPGAGSDLGSMKTNYTRKGGKVYLNGQKTFCTDATYSDYIIVTALDAETMSQYTNWLVPTNAPGVTISGLEKLGLKTNSAGEIYLDNVEVDEKDMLGAEGAGFSMQKDDFNVERIISGLYCYGYALCAFEDAAKYANQRIQFGEAIGRTELIQLKLADMKTKLTNMKHMVYTGAEMVDAGTLDKGYAAMCKYYCVTAAQEVTDDALQVLAGVGICGDHRASRAWRDIRASRVSGGTDEMMILTLGRSVLKEYRS, via the coding sequence ATGGCTAAAGCATTGACTGAAGAACAAAATCTGGTTGTCGCAAGCATGAAGGAACTCATGTCCCGTGAAAACTGGGATGACTATTTCAAGGAATGCGACAATGAGCACAAGTTCCCTGAAAGATTTTGCAAGGCCCTTGCAGAGCTTGGCATTCACCAGATCATCAATCCTGTGGAGTACGGCGGACTGGAAGAAGACGCCATGGTGACTTTCGTGGCTGCATGGGAAGAAGTCCTGCGCCTTGGCGGCAACGCTGCAAGCATCTGGTTCTCGACCACCTACCCCGTTCTGTTCAGGGAAGGTACCGAGGAACAGAAGAAACTCGGTGAAGAACTGATGGCTACCGGCCTGACCAAGATCGGCAATGCTGCGACCGAGCCCGGCGCCGGTTCCGACCTGGGCTCCATGAAGACCAACTACACCCGCAAGGGCGGCAAGGTGTACCTGAACGGTCAGAAAACCTTCTGCACGGACGCCACCTACAGCGACTACATCATCGTGACTGCTCTGGATGCCGAGACCATGTCCCAGTACACCAACTGGCTGGTCCCGACCAATGCTCCCGGCGTCACCATTTCCGGTCTGGAAAAGCTGGGCCTGAAGACCAACAGCGCTGGCGAAATCTACCTCGACAATGTCGAAGTGGACGAAAAGGACATGCTCGGTGCGGAAGGCGCCGGCTTCTCCATGCAGAAGGACGACTTCAACGTGGAGCGCATCATTTCCGGTCTCTACTGCTACGGATATGCCCTTTGCGCCTTCGAGGACGCTGCCAAGTACGCCAACCAGCGCATTCAGTTTGGTGAAGCCATCGGCCGCACCGAGCTGATCCAGCTCAAGCTCGCGGACATGAAGACCAAGCTGACCAACATGAAGCACATGGTCTACACCGGCGCCGAAATGGTCGATGCCGGCACTTTGGACAAGGGCTACGCCGCCATGTGCAAGTACTACTGCGTGACCGCTGCCCAGGAAGTCACCGACGACGCCCTTCAGGTTCTCGCCGGTGTCGGCATCTGCGGTGATCACCGCGCCAGCCGTGCCTGGAGAGACATCCGTGCTTCCCGCGTTTCCGGCGGCACCGATGAAATGATGATCCTGACTCTCGGCAGAAGCGTTCTCAAGGAATACAGAAGCTAG
- a CDS encoding BCCT family transporter, with amino-acid sequence MKANLGTMARAGVANKQKETANINYLLAITSALALLIIVGYAAINPELMARQMASVKDFISHYFGWWYIGLNGIFCLPVFIIPLTRYGALKLGKAEDVPSYSTFSWIAMLIGCAFAVSVVVWAVAEPLFHWQQPPLGAAAGSMDALKQSFQITIMHTGIGGFGIFAVAGVCIGLPAFRKGLPLNFSTAFYGLLGDKAYSRPFSAVVELIAMIVNFLGIATSIGLGLISLKYGLHYVLGIELDTFRMICLTGLVSAGFCWSVWRGIDSGIKTLSSFNAYIAGVVFCYVLLFGPTLHILNWIVQVFGEYFGNIVYLTFHTDATEQALEGKWMGYWKVFYWGWWFSFVPFVGGFLARISKGRTLREVLLACTLIPTATCIIWYTTFGISAVYTEMSGTVPLWAEIQKDIGAGFYVMVSQWPLGFSFSILTMCMLVVFMITSADSSAYFCSMQLTNGSAEPSRQIRMASGIAIAVLAVTLILVGGLKACQTAAVIGGLPISILMLLMLFSLFKYLQSERP; translated from the coding sequence ATGAAAGCTAATTTAGGCACCATGGCCCGAGCAGGGGTCGCGAACAAGCAGAAAGAGACTGCGAACATCAACTATCTTCTGGCCATAACGAGTGCCTTGGCCCTCTTGATCATTGTTGGGTATGCAGCCATAAATCCCGAGCTCATGGCAAGGCAGATGGCTTCGGTCAAGGACTTCATCAGCCACTATTTCGGCTGGTGGTATATCGGTTTGAATGGTATCTTCTGCCTGCCCGTCTTCATCATTCCTCTTACCCGGTATGGCGCTCTCAAGCTTGGCAAGGCCGAGGATGTGCCGAGTTATTCCACTTTTTCCTGGATAGCCATGCTGATCGGCTGCGCATTTGCGGTTTCGGTCGTTGTCTGGGCTGTTGCGGAGCCGCTTTTCCATTGGCAACAGCCGCCTCTCGGGGCTGCGGCCGGAAGCATGGACGCCTTGAAGCAATCCTTCCAGATCACCATCATGCACACGGGAATCGGCGGATTCGGCATTTTCGCCGTTGCGGGTGTCTGCATTGGCCTGCCGGCCTTCAGAAAAGGTTTGCCGCTGAATTTTTCCACGGCTTTTTACGGACTGCTTGGCGACAAGGCCTATTCCAGACCCTTTTCCGCCGTGGTCGAGCTGATTGCGATGATCGTCAATTTCCTCGGCATCGCGACATCCATCGGACTGGGGCTGATCTCGTTGAAGTATGGATTGCATTATGTCCTGGGAATCGAGCTCGACACCTTCAGAATGATATGCCTGACCGGTCTGGTCAGCGCGGGTTTCTGCTGGTCCGTATGGAGAGGAATCGATTCCGGAATCAAGACGTTGAGCAGTTTCAATGCGTACATAGCCGGCGTTGTGTTCTGCTATGTGCTTCTTTTCGGCCCCACCTTGCACATTCTGAACTGGATCGTGCAGGTCTTTGGCGAATATTTCGGAAACATTGTCTACCTGACCTTTCACACCGATGCCACCGAGCAGGCGCTTGAGGGCAAGTGGATGGGCTACTGGAAGGTTTTCTACTGGGGCTGGTGGTTTTCCTTCGTGCCGTTTGTCGGCGGCTTTCTGGCCAGAATCTCCAAGGGACGCACCTTGCGCGAGGTCCTGCTGGCATGCACCCTCATCCCCACGGCCACCTGCATCATCTGGTACACCACCTTCGGAATCTCCGCCGTGTACACGGAAATGAGCGGCACGGTCCCGCTTTGGGCGGAAATCCAGAAGGACATCGGAGCCGGATTCTACGTCATGGTGAGCCAGTGGCCGCTGGGATTCTCCTTTTCGATCCTGACCATGTGCATGCTGGTTGTCTTCATGATCACTTCTGCCGACTCTTCCGCGTATTTCTGCTCCATGCAGTTGACGAATGGTTCAGCCGAGCCGAGCAGACAGATCAGAATGGCTTCCGGCATCGCGATTGCGGTTCTGGCTGTCACCCTCATTCTGGTTGGAGGACTGAAGGCCTGCCAGACGGCTGCGGTGATTGGCGGTTTGCCGATTTCGATTCTGATGCTGCTGATGCTTTTCTCGCTATTCAAGTATTTGCAATCGGAACGGCCCTAG
- a CDS encoding BCCT family transporter, with product MANKVSETSGEVIDRSIDYWVTVPAILMVLGFALAIFMNPEGMNAFMTASFQFMNQNFGWMLLVFEFGCVLLCLYFSFGKYANKRFGNEKPDSSTFSFYAMLFAYSSSASIVYWVFIEFYYYIAGPPFGIEPFSEEAIRWGVAYPIFHWGILGFAPYAMMGIAFAFLLFVRKKDTSRVSAACASLLGEERANGPLGKAIDCIFLVGIIFSNAGYSLAVSVPIISTFFSKIFGVEHTLELDTAILIAVVACMTIAMYTGLKKGMTFISNARLYMFFGIALFIFLVGDTGQACNNTVSSTALWLQNFVVMSLNTSSWSQSWTIFYAMFFIASVLGAAQFYSKLCKGRTVRECVLGIVLASAVGCAIFFWTMGNYALETYLGDPAQYKAMIEQDPYQAITYVISTLPFSNVIMVLLLIYAFISGWTFIQSAVYGNALVSQPNLPADEDPSKFTRLFWCVVTCVLSIAFLYIGGLQTVKNAMVWAGYPTFVISLIVLFAFFKDIKNWDKYLS from the coding sequence ATGGCTAATAAAGTCTCCGAGACTTCAGGTGAAGTGATCGATCGCAGTATTGATTACTGGGTAACTGTCCCGGCAATTCTTATGGTTTTGGGTTTTGCGCTGGCGATCTTCATGAACCCTGAAGGAATGAATGCGTTCATGACTGCATCTTTTCAGTTCATGAATCAGAACTTCGGCTGGATGCTTCTGGTTTTTGAATTCGGATGCGTTTTGTTGTGCTTGTATTTCTCTTTCGGAAAATATGCGAACAAGCGATTCGGCAACGAAAAGCCGGATTCCAGCACATTTTCATTTTATGCGATGCTTTTTGCGTACAGTTCGTCCGCAAGTATCGTCTACTGGGTCTTCATCGAGTTCTACTACTACATTGCTGGTCCGCCGTTTGGAATCGAGCCGTTTTCCGAAGAAGCTATCAGGTGGGGTGTTGCCTACCCGATCTTCCATTGGGGCATCCTCGGTTTTGCGCCGTACGCCATGATGGGCATCGCTTTCGCCTTCCTGCTCTTTGTCAGAAAAAAGGACACCTCTCGTGTCAGCGCCGCTTGTGCGAGTCTTCTCGGTGAAGAGCGGGCGAATGGTCCTCTTGGCAAAGCCATTGACTGCATCTTCCTCGTCGGAATCATTTTTTCCAACGCAGGATATTCTCTGGCTGTCAGTGTGCCTATCATCAGTACCTTCTTCAGCAAGATCTTCGGCGTCGAGCATACGCTGGAGCTTGATACCGCCATTCTCATCGCAGTTGTCGCGTGCATGACCATAGCCATGTACACCGGCCTGAAAAAAGGCATGACCTTCATCAGTAATGCCCGACTGTACATGTTCTTCGGCATCGCGCTGTTCATCTTCCTGGTTGGCGACACCGGACAGGCCTGCAACAACACCGTCTCCTCCACGGCTCTGTGGCTGCAGAACTTCGTGGTCATGAGCCTGAACACGAGCAGCTGGTCCCAGTCCTGGACCATCTTCTACGCAATGTTCTTCATTGCATCCGTTCTGGGCGCCGCTCAGTTCTACAGCAAGCTCTGCAAGGGCCGTACTGTCCGCGAGTGCGTTCTGGGCATTGTTCTTGCGAGTGCCGTGGGCTGCGCGATCTTCTTCTGGACCATGGGCAACTACGCTCTGGAGACCTATCTTGGCGATCCGGCGCAGTACAAGGCCATGATCGAGCAGGATCCCTATCAGGCCATTACGTATGTAATTTCAACGTTGCCTTTCTCCAATGTCATCATGGTCCTTCTGCTGATCTATGCATTCATCTCCGGATGGACCTTCATTCAGAGCGCCGTGTACGGCAATGCGCTTGTTTCTCAGCCGAACCTTCCTGCAGATGAGGATCCGTCCAAGTTCACCCGTCTGTTCTGGTGCGTCGTGACCTGCGTGTTGTCCATAGCATTCCTGTATATTGGCGGATTGCAGACCGTGAAAAACGCGATGGTGTGGGCAGGATACCCAACCTTTGTGATTTCATTGATCGTCCTGTTCGCCTTTTTCAAGGATATCAAAAATTGGGATAAGTACTTGTCTTAA
- a CDS encoding MBL fold metallo-hydrolase, which translates to MQIRSFQVSAYETNCYLLSKGHEAVVIDPGDDCEPLLETLANEQLEVTHILITHTHLDHFYGATRLSQITGAKIYIHPDDEVLISQEIETWEECMYSKSCGPIVHEPLLTGTKHFLQEKCEVMLAPGHTPGSVVLHFPELSFAFVGDVVFHGAVGRHDLPGGDYDALMASIHDVILTMPDATKLYPGHGPETTVGYERRFNPFIR; encoded by the coding sequence ATGCAGATCAGATCATTTCAGGTCAGTGCCTATGAGACCAATTGCTATCTTCTGTCGAAAGGACATGAGGCAGTTGTCATTGATCCAGGCGACGATTGCGAGCCGTTGCTCGAAACTCTCGCCAACGAGCAGTTGGAAGTAACGCACATACTTATCACGCATACGCATCTCGATCATTTTTACGGAGCAACGCGGCTTTCGCAAATCACCGGTGCAAAAATCTACATTCATCCCGACGATGAAGTGCTTATCAGTCAGGAAATCGAAACGTGGGAAGAGTGCATGTATTCGAAATCCTGCGGCCCGATAGTGCATGAGCCCCTGCTGACCGGCACCAAACATTTCTTGCAGGAAAAATGTGAAGTCATGCTCGCTCCCGGCCATACCCCCGGAAGCGTCGTCCTGCACTTCCCGGAGCTGTCGTTCGCATTTGTCGGTGATGTGGTTTTTCATGGTGCGGTCGGCAGACACGATTTGCCTGGTGGTGACTACGACGCCCTCATGGCATCGATTCATGATGTCATCCTGACGATGCCGGACGCCACGAAACTCTATCCCGGACATGGTCCGGAAACGACTGTTGGCTACGAAAGACGGTTCAATCCGTTCATACGATAG